From Nerophis lumbriciformis linkage group LG09, RoL_Nlum_v2.1, whole genome shotgun sequence, one genomic window encodes:
- the frmd8 gene encoding FERM domain-containing protein 8 isoform X2 gives MLTPKFEMEGDECSFPPDSSDDHSQRGSVASSATLSHSQDVLIYLFGDSVVHLSVEGLGSVTVMELGRSVREALHVPECAQDAFAFWLSSPLLELQLKARHQPYKLCRQWQDLLYRFTEASEDDISQDEPCLQYRRNVFYPKSKELQIEDEGILRLLYEEAKSNIITGKYPCDPEHSATLGALTLAINEGTGLDGQTLTTRIREKKLSSFLPAHIAIGGGGLFSTLRGKLSRQAGLEQSLFEEYRKINTSAGDSQQHSKLLHQYLSICHMLPYYGCAFFEGEIDKPVQGILKRGKRKSVSVGICLEGVYVMDVKEKHVLLGLRFNELSWDHSYPEEEGDSHILWLEFDGDEDGTPVNKLLKIYSKQAELMSGFIEFCVELRSMSEVGAATETDGEASLSQQASGQEGSSKNGRGGRRGMLRRQGSVMCSRVHSLHTINYVDNGKEIKCLKPKRAASFFTRQASAPMYSSVQVTESLEQG, from the exons ATGCTAACGCCAAA ATTTGAGATGGAAGGAGATGAGTGCAGCTTCCCCCCAGACTCATCAGATGACCACTCGCAAAGAGGAAGTGTTGCTTCTTCTGCCACACTCTCCCATT CCCAAGATGTGCTCATCTACCTATTTGGCGACAGCGTAGTGCACTTATCTGTAGAAGGGCTCGGCAGTGTTACTGTAATGGAGTTGGGCCGCTCTGTCCGAGAAGCTCTTCATGTTCCGGAGTGTGCTCAGGATGCCTTTGCCTTTTGGCTGTCATCTCCCTTGCttg AGCTGCAATTAAAAGCAAGGCATCAACCATACAAGTTGTGTCGCCAGTGGCAAGACTTGCTGTATCGCTTCACTGAAGCATCAGAAGACGACATCTCACAAG ATGAGCCATGTCTACAATACCGCCGGAATGTGTTCTATCCCAAATCTAAAGAGCTGCAG ATAGAAGATGAAGGAATACTACGACTGCTGTATGAGGAGGCTAAGAGTAACATCATCACAGGAAAATATCCCTGCGATCCTGAACACTCAGCCACTCTCGGAGCCTTGACTCTTGCTATTAATGAGGGCACAGGCCTGGATGGGCAGACATTGACTACTAGAATACG AGAGAAGAAGCTGTCTTCTTTTCTACCAGCGCACATTGCGATTGGGGGTGGTGGTTTATTCTCCACGTTGAGAGGAAAGTTGAGCCGTCAAGCAGGGCTAGAGCAGAGCCTGTTTGAAGAATACAGAAAGATCAACACATCTGCTGGAGACTCTCAGCAACACTCGAAGCTTCTTCACCAGTACCTCAGCATATGTCACATGCTGCCTTACTATGG TTGTGCTTTCTTTGAGGGGGAGATTGACAAGCCCGTCCAAGGTATCCTCAAGAGGGGAAAACGCAAATCTGTCAGCGTTGGTATCTGCCTCGAGGGAGTCTATGTGATGGATGTGAAAGAGAAG CATGTATTGCTTGGCCTGCGCTTCAACGAGCTATCCTGGGATCACAGCTACCCTGAGGAGGAGGGCGATTCACATATTCTTTGGCTTGAGTTTGATGGCGATGAAGATGGCACTCCAGTCAACAAGTTACTGAAGATTTACTCCAAACAG GCAGAGCTTATGAGTGGCTTCATTGAGTTCTGCGTGGAGCTGAGGTCAATGTCTGAGGTAGGAGCTGCGACAGAAACAGACGGTGAGGCAAGTCTTTCTCAACAAGcctctggccaagagggcagcagcaagaacGGACGTGGCGGGCGGCGTGGGATGCTCCGTCGACAGGGCAGTGTCATGTGCAGCCGGGTCCATTCACTTCACACCATCAACTATGTGGACAATG GAAAAGAGATCAAATGCTTAAAGCCAAAAAGAGCTGCATCCTTTTTCACCCGACAGGCGTCCGCCCCCATGTACTCTTCTGTGCAAGTGACAGAAAGCCTTGAGCAGGGTTAA
- the frmd8 gene encoding FERM domain-containing protein 8 isoform X3 yields MEGDECSFPPDSSDDHSQRGSVASSATLSHSQDVLIYLFGDSVVHLSVEGLGSVTVMELGRSVREALHVPECAQDAFAFWLSSPLLELQLKARHQPYKLCRQWQDLLYRFTEASEDDISQDEPCLQYRRNVFYPKSKELQIEDEGILRLLYEEAKSNIITGKYPCDPEHSATLGALTLAINEGTGLDGQTLTTRIREKKLSSFLPAHIAIGGGGLFSTLRGKLSRQAGLEQSLFEEYRKINTSAGDSQQHSKLLHQYLSICHMLPYYGCAFFEGEIDKPVQGILKRGKRKSVSVGICLEGVYVMDVKEKHVLLGLRFNELSWDHSYPEEEGDSHILWLEFDGDEDGTPVNKLLKIYSKQAELMSGFIEFCVELRSMSEVGAATETDGEASLSQQASGQEGSSKNGRGGRRGMLRRQGSVMCSRVHSLHTINYVDNGKEIKCLKPKRAASFFTRQASAPMYSSVQVTESLEQG; encoded by the exons ATGGAAGGAGATGAGTGCAGCTTCCCCCCAGACTCATCAGATGACCACTCGCAAAGAGGAAGTGTTGCTTCTTCTGCCACACTCTCCCATT CCCAAGATGTGCTCATCTACCTATTTGGCGACAGCGTAGTGCACTTATCTGTAGAAGGGCTCGGCAGTGTTACTGTAATGGAGTTGGGCCGCTCTGTCCGAGAAGCTCTTCATGTTCCGGAGTGTGCTCAGGATGCCTTTGCCTTTTGGCTGTCATCTCCCTTGCttg AGCTGCAATTAAAAGCAAGGCATCAACCATACAAGTTGTGTCGCCAGTGGCAAGACTTGCTGTATCGCTTCACTGAAGCATCAGAAGACGACATCTCACAAG ATGAGCCATGTCTACAATACCGCCGGAATGTGTTCTATCCCAAATCTAAAGAGCTGCAG ATAGAAGATGAAGGAATACTACGACTGCTGTATGAGGAGGCTAAGAGTAACATCATCACAGGAAAATATCCCTGCGATCCTGAACACTCAGCCACTCTCGGAGCCTTGACTCTTGCTATTAATGAGGGCACAGGCCTGGATGGGCAGACATTGACTACTAGAATACG AGAGAAGAAGCTGTCTTCTTTTCTACCAGCGCACATTGCGATTGGGGGTGGTGGTTTATTCTCCACGTTGAGAGGAAAGTTGAGCCGTCAAGCAGGGCTAGAGCAGAGCCTGTTTGAAGAATACAGAAAGATCAACACATCTGCTGGAGACTCTCAGCAACACTCGAAGCTTCTTCACCAGTACCTCAGCATATGTCACATGCTGCCTTACTATGG TTGTGCTTTCTTTGAGGGGGAGATTGACAAGCCCGTCCAAGGTATCCTCAAGAGGGGAAAACGCAAATCTGTCAGCGTTGGTATCTGCCTCGAGGGAGTCTATGTGATGGATGTGAAAGAGAAG CATGTATTGCTTGGCCTGCGCTTCAACGAGCTATCCTGGGATCACAGCTACCCTGAGGAGGAGGGCGATTCACATATTCTTTGGCTTGAGTTTGATGGCGATGAAGATGGCACTCCAGTCAACAAGTTACTGAAGATTTACTCCAAACAG GCAGAGCTTATGAGTGGCTTCATTGAGTTCTGCGTGGAGCTGAGGTCAATGTCTGAGGTAGGAGCTGCGACAGAAACAGACGGTGAGGCAAGTCTTTCTCAACAAGcctctggccaagagggcagcagcaagaacGGACGTGGCGGGCGGCGTGGGATGCTCCGTCGACAGGGCAGTGTCATGTGCAGCCGGGTCCATTCACTTCACACCATCAACTATGTGGACAATG GAAAAGAGATCAAATGCTTAAAGCCAAAAAGAGCTGCATCCTTTTTCACCCGACAGGCGTCCGCCCCCATGTACTCTTCTGTGCAAGTGACAGAAAGCCTTGAGCAGGGTTAA
- the frmd8 gene encoding FERM domain-containing protein 8 isoform X1, translated as MHLFLIRERVNVWCLNEAVTPSKDVFRMNKSFVTHQLRKPFAVVRKASFVFSQAVIPFEMEGDECSFPPDSSDDHSQRGSVASSATLSHSQDVLIYLFGDSVVHLSVEGLGSVTVMELGRSVREALHVPECAQDAFAFWLSSPLLELQLKARHQPYKLCRQWQDLLYRFTEASEDDISQDEPCLQYRRNVFYPKSKELQIEDEGILRLLYEEAKSNIITGKYPCDPEHSATLGALTLAINEGTGLDGQTLTTRIREKKLSSFLPAHIAIGGGGLFSTLRGKLSRQAGLEQSLFEEYRKINTSAGDSQQHSKLLHQYLSICHMLPYYGCAFFEGEIDKPVQGILKRGKRKSVSVGICLEGVYVMDVKEKHVLLGLRFNELSWDHSYPEEEGDSHILWLEFDGDEDGTPVNKLLKIYSKQAELMSGFIEFCVELRSMSEVGAATETDGEASLSQQASGQEGSSKNGRGGRRGMLRRQGSVMCSRVHSLHTINYVDNGKEIKCLKPKRAASFFTRQASAPMYSSVQVTESLEQG; from the exons ATGCACCTTTTTTTGATTCGTGAACGTGTAAATGTCTGGTGTTTGAACGAAGCTGTCACACCCAGTAAGGACGTGTTCAGAATGAACAAGTCGTTCGTTACTCACCAACTCCGAAAGCCATTCGCGGTTGTCCGGAAAGCTAGTTTTGTTTTCAGCCAAGCAGTTATACC ATTTGAGATGGAAGGAGATGAGTGCAGCTTCCCCCCAGACTCATCAGATGACCACTCGCAAAGAGGAAGTGTTGCTTCTTCTGCCACACTCTCCCATT CCCAAGATGTGCTCATCTACCTATTTGGCGACAGCGTAGTGCACTTATCTGTAGAAGGGCTCGGCAGTGTTACTGTAATGGAGTTGGGCCGCTCTGTCCGAGAAGCTCTTCATGTTCCGGAGTGTGCTCAGGATGCCTTTGCCTTTTGGCTGTCATCTCCCTTGCttg AGCTGCAATTAAAAGCAAGGCATCAACCATACAAGTTGTGTCGCCAGTGGCAAGACTTGCTGTATCGCTTCACTGAAGCATCAGAAGACGACATCTCACAAG ATGAGCCATGTCTACAATACCGCCGGAATGTGTTCTATCCCAAATCTAAAGAGCTGCAG ATAGAAGATGAAGGAATACTACGACTGCTGTATGAGGAGGCTAAGAGTAACATCATCACAGGAAAATATCCCTGCGATCCTGAACACTCAGCCACTCTCGGAGCCTTGACTCTTGCTATTAATGAGGGCACAGGCCTGGATGGGCAGACATTGACTACTAGAATACG AGAGAAGAAGCTGTCTTCTTTTCTACCAGCGCACATTGCGATTGGGGGTGGTGGTTTATTCTCCACGTTGAGAGGAAAGTTGAGCCGTCAAGCAGGGCTAGAGCAGAGCCTGTTTGAAGAATACAGAAAGATCAACACATCTGCTGGAGACTCTCAGCAACACTCGAAGCTTCTTCACCAGTACCTCAGCATATGTCACATGCTGCCTTACTATGG TTGTGCTTTCTTTGAGGGGGAGATTGACAAGCCCGTCCAAGGTATCCTCAAGAGGGGAAAACGCAAATCTGTCAGCGTTGGTATCTGCCTCGAGGGAGTCTATGTGATGGATGTGAAAGAGAAG CATGTATTGCTTGGCCTGCGCTTCAACGAGCTATCCTGGGATCACAGCTACCCTGAGGAGGAGGGCGATTCACATATTCTTTGGCTTGAGTTTGATGGCGATGAAGATGGCACTCCAGTCAACAAGTTACTGAAGATTTACTCCAAACAG GCAGAGCTTATGAGTGGCTTCATTGAGTTCTGCGTGGAGCTGAGGTCAATGTCTGAGGTAGGAGCTGCGACAGAAACAGACGGTGAGGCAAGTCTTTCTCAACAAGcctctggccaagagggcagcagcaagaacGGACGTGGCGGGCGGCGTGGGATGCTCCGTCGACAGGGCAGTGTCATGTGCAGCCGGGTCCATTCACTTCACACCATCAACTATGTGGACAATG GAAAAGAGATCAAATGCTTAAAGCCAAAAAGAGCTGCATCCTTTTTCACCCGACAGGCGTCCGCCCCCATGTACTCTTCTGTGCAAGTGACAGAAAGCCTTGAGCAGGGTTAA